TGGGCCTTTCGGCCAAGGGAAGGTGCCGATGAAGTCAAGCGAGCGGGTGAGATCGGGCCCGGCGTCGGCGAGGGACTTCAGCACCGGCGCCAGCTGCCGTAGTTCGGCGACCAGACTCTCCTTGCTCCGGGTCACCGTATCGGTGGTAAGCGCGCTGAACTTGCCCATCGCGTCGACGGCTTCGACCAGCTGAGTGCGTTGGTCGGCCAGCACTGCCAGTGCACCGGGAATGGTGTGCATCGCGCGGTCGAGTACCGGTTTGTCCGCGGCGAACTGGCTCACCAAGCTGTTGAAACTCTCGGTGGCCGCGAGTATGTCGTCGGTCTGGGCATCAACGTTGGCGACGAACCGGTCCAGCTGCTCGATCAGGCTGCGCAGTTCCGCCCCACGGCCGGCGAACGCGGTGGCTAGGGCAGCGGTGATGTCCTGGATCTGGCCGATGCCGCCGCCGTTGAGTAAGAGCGACAGCGCTGCGAGTGTTTCGTCGGTGCCCGGGTAGGACTCGCCTCGTTCGAGCGGGATCAGCGAGCCGTTGCGCAGCCGACCTCGCGGCGGTTCGTCGGCCGGCGGGGACAGTTCGATGTGCAGCGAGCCCAGCAGGCTGGTCTGACCCACCTTGGCGGTCGAGTTCTCGGGCAGGTCCACATTGCTGTTGAGGGTCATCGTGACCAGCGCGTGCCAGCCCTGGCGCTCGATCTTGGTGACGGTCCCGATGTTCGCATCACCGACCCGCACCCGCGAATTCGGTTGCAGATAACCGACATCGGCCAGTTGCGCCTGGATGACGAAGGATCCGTCACCGCGGCCCTGGGTGCCGGGCATCGGTAGCGAGTTGAGCCCATGCCACTCACATCCGGTTGTGGCGGCCAGCGCGGCGGTGCATGCCAGTGTCGCGATCGATCGCCGTATCCGTCGGCTCATGATCCACCACCGGGAAGCATCATGTT
The window above is part of the Mycolicibacterium hassiacum DSM 44199 genome. Proteins encoded here:
- a CDS encoding virulence factor Mce family protein — protein: MSRRIRRSIATLACTAALAATTGCEWHGLNSLPMPGTQGRGDGSFVIQAQLADVGYLQPNSRVRVGDANIGTVTKIERQGWHALVTMTLNSNVDLPENSTAKVGQTSLLGSLHIELSPPADEPPRGRLRNGSLIPLERGESYPGTDETLAALSLLLNGGGIGQIQDITAALATAFAGRGAELRSLIEQLDRFVANVDAQTDDILAATESFNSLVSQFAADKPVLDRAMHTIPGALAVLADQRTQLVEAVDAMGKFSALTTDTVTRSKESLVAELRQLAPVLKSLADAGPDLTRSLDFIGTFPWPKGPLENWIRGDYANITAILDLTLSRIDNTIFTGTRWEGDLTELELQWGRTIGQLPSPYTNKNPLVAPYRLDQGP